The following coding sequences are from one Lipingzhangella halophila window:
- the pruA gene encoding L-glutamate gamma-semialdehyde dehydrogenase, translated as MDAVTSVPTPVNEPVLGYAPGSPERAELAERLEALAKEPAELTMTIGGDRRMGGGERIDVVQPHNHASVLGTLGNATHGDAREAVAAAKNAAPAWRAMPFDERAAILLRAADLLAGPWRQTMNAATMLGQSKTAIQAEIDAACELIDFWRFNVAYARRLMQEQPHSPAGQWNRLEQRPLEGFVYAVTPFNFTAIAGNLPTAPALMGNVVVWKPAPTQQLAAHLTMRLLEEAGLPPGVINMVTGDGAAVSDVALQDPELAGVHFTGSTATFQRLWRSVGENIEGYRSYPRIVGETGGKDFVVAHSSADPDVVRTAIVRGAFEFQGQKCSAASRAFVARSVWERMRDDLVAEVESLSMGDVTDLANFMGAVIDRRSFNRLAGLLERVRSDDSLRILAGGTADDSVGYFVRPTVVLGQDPDNDVFRTEYFGPVIAVHVYEDADYERILRVVDEGSGYALTGAVIADDRAAVTKAHEALRFTAGNFYVNDKPTGSVVGQQPFGGARGSGTNDKAGSAQNLARWASPRAIKETFVPPKASSYPHQG; from the coding sequence ATGGATGCCGTGACCAGCGTTCCCACGCCGGTGAACGAGCCCGTTCTCGGATACGCGCCCGGTAGCCCCGAACGGGCGGAGCTGGCGGAGCGGCTCGAAGCGCTCGCCAAGGAGCCGGCCGAGCTCACCATGACCATCGGCGGTGACCGCCGGATGGGTGGCGGGGAACGCATCGATGTTGTACAGCCGCACAACCACGCCTCGGTTCTCGGCACCCTGGGCAACGCCACCCACGGCGACGCCCGCGAGGCCGTTGCCGCCGCGAAGAACGCGGCCCCCGCCTGGCGCGCGATGCCGTTCGACGAGCGCGCCGCGATCCTGCTGCGTGCCGCGGACCTGCTAGCCGGGCCGTGGCGCCAGACGATGAACGCGGCGACCATGCTCGGCCAGTCCAAGACCGCCATCCAGGCCGAGATCGACGCCGCCTGCGAGCTGATCGACTTCTGGCGGTTCAACGTCGCCTACGCGCGACGCCTGATGCAGGAGCAGCCCCACAGCCCGGCGGGCCAGTGGAACCGCCTCGAACAGCGGCCACTCGAAGGGTTCGTCTACGCGGTCACGCCGTTCAACTTCACCGCGATCGCGGGCAACCTGCCCACCGCACCGGCTCTTATGGGCAACGTCGTGGTGTGGAAACCCGCGCCCACGCAGCAGCTCGCCGCCCATCTGACCATGCGGCTCCTTGAGGAGGCCGGTCTGCCGCCGGGTGTCATCAACATGGTGACCGGTGACGGCGCCGCCGTCTCCGATGTGGCGTTGCAGGACCCGGAGCTGGCCGGCGTGCACTTCACGGGCTCGACCGCCACCTTCCAGCGCCTGTGGAGGTCGGTGGGGGAGAACATCGAGGGCTACCGCTCCTACCCGCGTATCGTCGGCGAGACCGGAGGCAAGGACTTCGTTGTCGCCCACTCCTCCGCCGACCCCGACGTCGTGCGCACCGCCATCGTCCGCGGCGCGTTCGAGTTCCAGGGGCAGAAGTGTTCGGCCGCCTCGCGGGCGTTCGTCGCGCGTTCGGTGTGGGAGCGCATGCGGGACGACCTCGTCGCCGAGGTTGAGTCGCTGAGCATGGGCGATGTCACCGATCTGGCGAACTTCATGGGCGCCGTCATCGACCGGCGTTCCTTCAATCGGCTGGCGGGTCTCCTGGAGCGGGTGCGCTCGGACGACTCCCTGCGGATCCTGGCCGGCGGCACCGCCGACGACTCGGTCGGCTACTTCGTGCGCCCCACTGTCGTGCTGGGCCAGGACCCGGACAACGACGTCTTCCGCACCGAGTACTTCGGCCCGGTGATCGCGGTGCACGTCTACGAGGACGCCGACTACGAGCGGATTCTCCGGGTCGTTGACGAGGGATCGGGCTACGCCCTCACGGGCGCGGTCATCGCGGACGACCGCGCCGCCGTCACCAAGGCGCACGAGGCGCTGCGCTTCACCGCCGGCAACTTCTACGTCAACGACAAGCCGACCGGGTCCGTGGTCGGCCAACAGCCCTTCGGCGGTGCCCGGGGCTCGGGCACCAACGACAAGGCCGGCAGCGCGCAGAACCTGGCCCGCTGGGCGAGCCCGCGCGCGATCAAGGAGACCTTCGTCCCCCCAAAGGCATCGTCGTATCCCCACCAGGGATGA
- a CDS encoding proline dehydrogenase family protein: MLRTPLLIAARSTACRTIVERAPVTRNLVSRFVAGSTLEQALPAVEELTRDRYVTLDHLGEDVTDAEQAGATVTAYTRLLEELGRAGLGARAEVSVKLSAVGQFLPFDGEKIALENARHICEAAARVGTTVTLDMEDHTTTDSTLSILRELRVDYPSAGAVLQAYLHRTEADCRDLRYEGSRVRLCKGAYDEPASVAYRDRTKVDRSYVRCMRTLMAGAGYPMIASHDPSMVTIAGRIAADNGRPADSYEFQMLYGIRDAEQVRLAAKGNRMRVYVPYGEQWYGYFMRRLAERPANVAFFARSLLTRG, from the coding sequence ATGCTCCGTACCCCACTTCTGATCGCGGCGCGCTCCACCGCCTGCCGGACCATCGTCGAGCGCGCCCCCGTGACCCGGAACCTCGTGTCCCGGTTCGTCGCGGGCTCGACCCTGGAACAGGCGCTCCCCGCGGTAGAGGAGCTCACCCGGGACCGTTACGTCACCCTGGACCACCTCGGCGAGGATGTCACCGACGCTGAGCAGGCCGGGGCGACCGTCACCGCCTACACCCGGCTGCTGGAGGAACTGGGCCGTGCCGGGCTGGGCGCGCGTGCCGAGGTCTCGGTGAAGCTCTCCGCTGTCGGCCAGTTCCTGCCGTTCGACGGGGAGAAGATCGCGCTGGAGAACGCCCGGCACATCTGCGAGGCGGCGGCCCGGGTCGGCACCACGGTGACCCTGGACATGGAGGACCACACCACCACCGACTCCACCCTGTCCATCCTGCGCGAGCTGCGCGTGGACTACCCGTCGGCGGGTGCCGTGCTGCAGGCGTACCTGCACCGGACCGAGGCCGACTGCCGCGATCTCCGCTACGAGGGGTCACGAGTCCGGCTCTGCAAGGGGGCCTACGATGAACCGGCCTCGGTCGCCTACCGCGACAGAACCAAGGTGGACCGCTCCTACGTGCGCTGCATGAGAACCCTGATGGCCGGTGCGGGATACCCGATGATCGCCTCGCACGATCCCAGCATGGTCACCATCGCCGGGCGAATCGCCGCGGACAACGGCCGCCCGGCCGACAGCTACGAGTTCCAGATGCTCTACGGCATCCGCGACGCCGAGCAGGTCCGGCTCGCCGCCAAGGGCAACCGGATGCGCGTCTACGTGCCCTACGGCGAGCAGTGGTACGGATACTTCATGCGGCGGCTCGCCGAGCGTCCGGCGAACGTCGCCTTCTTCGCCCGGTCCCTGCTGACACGCGGCTGA
- a CDS encoding Bax inhibitor-1/YccA family membrane protein, whose protein sequence is MRMTSSNPAMKRALRSRPAGYGQPYQQPYAQPGYSQQGYGQPPQPGYGQYAQQGYPGQAQPGYPGGGADEASRPMTIDDVVMRSGMTIGMVIATAVLNFFVFAANPGLAMMLTFGGAIAGLVLGLIIAFTQSTNAALILTYAALEGLFVGGISRLFEGLAGTEAGGLVTPAVFGTVFAFATMLGLYKTRVIRVTNTFVKVVSGALVAALVLLLANFVVGMFNGGVGFGLREPSLLGVGVTLVLIVIACATLAIEFKGIEDGIAMGVPNKMAWQFAFGLTVSLVWLYVEILRLLWMLQAIFGGE, encoded by the coding sequence ATGCGGATGACGAGTTCGAACCCCGCGATGAAGCGGGCGTTGCGGTCGAGGCCGGCCGGGTACGGCCAGCCGTACCAGCAGCCGTATGCCCAACCCGGATACTCCCAACAGGGCTACGGTCAACCCCCTCAGCCGGGCTACGGCCAGTATGCCCAGCAGGGATACCCGGGGCAGGCCCAGCCCGGCTATCCCGGCGGCGGTGCGGACGAAGCGTCGCGGCCCATGACGATCGACGACGTTGTGATGCGCAGCGGGATGACCATCGGCATGGTCATCGCGACCGCGGTGCTGAACTTCTTCGTGTTCGCGGCGAACCCCGGCCTGGCGATGATGCTCACCTTCGGTGGCGCGATCGCCGGCCTCGTCCTCGGGTTGATCATCGCGTTCACCCAGTCGACCAACGCCGCGCTGATCCTGACCTACGCCGCGCTCGAAGGGTTGTTCGTCGGCGGAATCAGCCGGCTGTTCGAGGGCCTGGCGGGAACGGAGGCCGGCGGGCTGGTCACTCCGGCCGTATTCGGCACGGTGTTCGCCTTCGCCACGATGCTCGGGCTGTACAAGACGCGGGTCATCCGGGTGACCAACACCTTCGTCAAGGTGGTCTCGGGTGCCCTGGTGGCGGCTCTCGTGCTGCTCCTGGCCAACTTCGTGGTGGGCATGTTCAACGGCGGTGTCGGCTTCGGCCTGCGCGAGCCCTCGTTGCTGGGCGTCGGCGTCACCCTGGTGCTGATCGTGATCGCCTGCGCCACGCTGGCGATCGAGTTCAAGGGCATCGAGGACGGCATCGCGATGGGCGTGCCCAACAAGATGGCCTGGCAGTTCGCCTTCGGCCTGACCGTCTCGCTGGTCTGGCTCTACGTCGAGATCCTGCGGCTGCTCTGGATGCTCCAGGCGATCTTCGGCGGTGAGTAA
- a CDS encoding DUF4287 domain-containing protein: MSVTHSPETHALLLARIPSVTGRDLHEWFDHLEKGPGLTRCSERTNWLADEHGISHGYAQAIVQEYDRRRRNRSAAIPRQRR, encoded by the coding sequence ATGTCGGTAACCCACTCGCCGGAGACCCACGCGCTGCTACTCGCCCGCATTCCGTCCGTCACAGGCCGCGACCTCCACGAGTGGTTCGACCACCTTGAAAAGGGCCCGGGGCTGACCCGCTGCTCGGAACGCACCAACTGGCTGGCCGACGAACACGGCATCAGCCACGGATACGCCCAGGCCATCGTCCAGGAGTACGACCGCCGTCGCCGCAACCGTTCGGCCGCGATCCCGCGTCAGCGCCGCTGA
- a CDS encoding acetyl-CoA C-acetyltransferase translates to MPEAVIVATARSPIGRAFKGSLKDLRPDDITAQIITAALAKVPKLDPKSIDDLMLGCGLPGGEQGYNMARVVAVQLGLDSVPGTTITRYCSSSLQTTRMAYHAIKAGEGDIFVSAGVEMVSRSVKGNSDTLPDTRNPKFDDALARTAKRGEGSAPTWVDPREKDELPDVYIAMGQTAENVVQIRDLSRERQDEFGVRSQNLAEKSIDNGFWDREIAPVTLPDGTVVSSDDGPRRGTTYEKISQLQPVFRPDGTVTAGNACPLNDGAAAVVIMSDTKAAELGLTPLARIVSTGVSALSPEIMGLGPVGASRQALSRANMSISDIDLVELNEAFAAQVLPSADDLGIDIENKLNVNGGAIAVGHPFGMTGARITTTLLNGLQFHDKTYGLETMCVGGGQGMAAVFERLS, encoded by the coding sequence ATGCCTGAAGCCGTCATCGTCGCGACCGCGCGTTCCCCCATCGGACGCGCGTTCAAGGGATCCCTGAAGGACCTCCGCCCCGACGACATCACCGCGCAGATCATCACCGCGGCCCTGGCCAAGGTCCCAAAGCTGGACCCGAAGTCCATTGACGACCTGATGCTGGGATGCGGCCTGCCCGGAGGGGAGCAGGGCTACAACATGGCCCGGGTGGTGGCCGTGCAGCTCGGTCTCGACTCGGTGCCCGGTACGACGATCACCCGCTACTGCTCGTCGTCACTGCAGACGACACGGATGGCCTACCACGCCATCAAGGCCGGCGAGGGCGACATCTTCGTCTCCGCGGGCGTGGAGATGGTCAGCCGCTCCGTCAAGGGAAACAGCGACACCCTGCCCGACACCAGGAACCCGAAGTTCGACGACGCGCTGGCCCGCACCGCCAAGCGTGGCGAAGGCAGCGCGCCCACCTGGGTCGACCCGCGCGAGAAGGACGAACTTCCGGACGTCTACATCGCCATGGGCCAGACCGCCGAGAACGTGGTGCAGATCCGCGACCTCTCGCGGGAGCGGCAGGACGAGTTCGGGGTGCGCTCACAGAACCTCGCCGAGAAGTCCATCGACAACGGCTTCTGGGACCGCGAGATCGCGCCGGTCACGCTGCCGGACGGCACCGTGGTCAGCTCGGACGACGGCCCCCGCCGGGGCACGACCTACGAGAAGATCTCCCAGCTGCAGCCGGTGTTCCGCCCCGACGGCACGGTGACCGCGGGCAACGCCTGCCCGCTGAACGACGGTGCCGCCGCCGTGGTGATCATGAGCGACACCAAGGCCGCCGAGCTCGGGCTCACTCCTCTGGCCCGGATCGTCTCCACCGGCGTCAGCGCGCTCTCTCCGGAGATCATGGGGCTGGGGCCCGTTGGCGCCTCGCGCCAGGCGCTCTCCCGCGCCAACATGTCCATCAGTGACATCGACCTGGTGGAACTCAATGAGGCGTTCGCCGCCCAGGTGCTGCCGTCCGCCGACGACCTCGGTATCGATATCGAGAACAAGCTCAACGTCAACGGCGGCGCGATCGCGGTCGGGCACCCGTTCGGCATGACCGGCGCCCGCATCACCACCACACTCCTCAACGGCCTGCAGTTCCACGACAAGACGTACGGCCTGGAGACCATGTGCGTCGGTGGCGGCCAGGGAATGGCGGCGGTCTTCGAGCGGCTGAGCTGA
- a CDS encoding SGNH/GDSL hydrolase family protein yields the protein MFRAARARRITTATAFGGGGLTLLGAGTIGLLYLQVRLAHRAIQRTNWAEPQVNGVYGSGDGAPLSLVMMGDSTAAGFALTDGLQTPGSLLATGISAIAERPVRMHNVAVVGATSADLAKQVERVRGTRADVAVLFIGANDVIQRLRPADSARHLSAAARELTTMGTAVVVGTCPDLGTVEHIGWPLRYIARRASRQLAAVQTIATVEGGGRTVSLGALLADEFQANPDDMFGPDRFHPSARGYAHAASAVLPSACVALGMLPELESVPDPSRGEEVLPIDRAAVEAAEEPGMEVSGARVAGHESGPRGRWATLIRRRSRAVPGGRGAKVTPGDPASGSTGSTPSK from the coding sequence ATGTTTCGCGCCGCGCGGGCTCGGCGAATCACCACGGCCACGGCCTTCGGAGGCGGTGGCCTCACACTGCTGGGGGCGGGCACTATCGGCCTGCTGTACCTCCAGGTCCGGCTCGCGCATCGCGCCATTCAGCGCACAAACTGGGCGGAACCACAGGTCAACGGCGTATATGGGAGCGGCGACGGTGCGCCGCTCTCACTGGTGATGATGGGCGACTCCACGGCGGCCGGATTCGCCCTCACCGACGGCCTGCAGACCCCGGGCAGCCTGCTGGCCACTGGGATCTCGGCGATCGCCGAGCGGCCGGTGCGCATGCACAACGTGGCCGTCGTCGGCGCGACGTCGGCGGATCTGGCCAAGCAGGTGGAGCGGGTCCGCGGCACCCGGGCGGACGTCGCCGTGCTTTTCATCGGTGCCAACGACGTGATCCAACGGTTACGGCCCGCCGACTCCGCTCGGCACCTGAGCGCGGCCGCGCGCGAGCTGACCACCATGGGCACCGCCGTCGTCGTGGGCACCTGTCCCGATCTCGGCACGGTCGAGCACATCGGCTGGCCGCTGCGCTACATCGCCCGCCGCGCCTCCCGGCAGCTCGCCGCCGTCCAGACCATCGCCACGGTCGAGGGCGGCGGGCGCACGGTATCCCTGGGCGCCCTGCTGGCCGACGAGTTTCAGGCCAATCCTGATGACATGTTCGGGCCGGACCGATTCCACCCGTCGGCGCGTGGGTACGCCCACGCCGCGTCCGCGGTACTGCCGTCGGCCTGCGTGGCACTGGGGATGCTGCCCGAGCTGGAGTCCGTGCCCGATCCGAGCCGCGGCGAGGAGGTGCTGCCGATCGACCGCGCCGCGGTGGAGGCGGCCGAGGAGCCCGGCATGGAGGTCAGCGGTGCCCGCGTCGCCGGGCACGAGAGCGGCCCGCGGGGCCGTTGGGCCACCCTCATCCGGCGCCGGAGCAGGGCGGTCCCGGGCGGGAGAGGCGCCAAGGTCACACCGGGCGATCCGGCATCGGGGTCGACGGGATCGACACCTTCGAAATAA